A window of the Bacteroides thetaiotaomicron VPI-5482 genome harbors these coding sequences:
- a CDS encoding ABC transporter permease, with translation MSLSLFIARRIYRESDGGKQVSRPAVLIAMAGIAIGLAVMIIAVAVVIGFKSEVRNKVIGFGSHIQIANLDAVNSYETHPIAVGDSMMTALSGYPQVSHVQRYSTKPGMIKTDDAFQGMVLKGVGPEFDPSFMQEYLVEGEIPAFSDSASSNQVLISKALATKMKLKLGDKIYTYYIQDNIRARRLTIAGIYQTNFSEYDNLFLLTDLYLVNRLNGWEPEQVSGVELQVRDYDKLEDITYEIAVDTDSQRDKFGGVYYVRNIEQLNPQIFEWLNLLDLNVWVILFLMIGVAGFTMISGLLIIIIERTNMIGILKALGADNFTIRKTFLWFAVFLIGKGMLWGNAIGLAFCFIQSQFGIFKLDPENYYVDTVSVSFNVWFFLLINAGTLLASVLMLIGPSYLITKINPASSMRYE, from the coding sequence TTGTCGTTATCTCTTTTTATAGCCCGTCGTATTTATCGCGAGAGCGATGGTGGAAAACAGGTTTCACGTCCTGCGGTCCTCATTGCTATGGCTGGTATTGCCATAGGGTTGGCTGTTATGATTATTGCGGTGGCGGTAGTCATAGGGTTTAAAAGTGAGGTAAGGAATAAAGTCATCGGGTTCGGGTCGCACATTCAGATAGCGAATCTGGATGCGGTCAATTCTTATGAGACTCATCCGATAGCGGTGGGGGACAGTATGATGACTGCTCTTTCCGGTTATCCCCAAGTAAGCCATGTGCAACGTTATTCTACCAAGCCGGGGATGATAAAAACGGATGATGCTTTTCAGGGAATGGTACTGAAAGGTGTCGGACCGGAGTTTGATCCGAGTTTTATGCAGGAGTATCTGGTGGAAGGGGAGATTCCTGCGTTCAGCGATTCGGCTTCGAGTAATCAGGTACTTATCTCCAAGGCGCTGGCTACCAAAATGAAGCTGAAGCTGGGAGATAAGATATATACCTATTATATTCAGGATAATATCCGTGCCCGGCGCTTGACGATTGCAGGCATTTATCAGACCAATTTCTCGGAGTATGATAATCTGTTTCTGCTGACTGACCTTTATTTGGTGAACCGTCTGAATGGCTGGGAACCGGAGCAGGTGAGCGGAGTGGAGCTGCAGGTGCGCGACTATGATAAACTGGAAGATATCACTTACGAGATAGCCGTTGATACGGATAGCCAGCGTGATAAGTTTGGAGGCGTGTATTATGTACGCAATATAGAGCAACTGAATCCCCAGATATTTGAATGGCTCAATCTGCTTGATCTGAATGTATGGGTAATCCTTTTCCTGATGATAGGAGTTGCCGGCTTTACCATGATTTCCGGTTTGCTGATTATTATCATAGAACGCACCAATATGATCGGAATACTGAAAGCGCTGGGAGCCGATAATTTTACGATTCGCAAGACTTTCCTTTGGTTTGCCGTCTTTCTCATCGGCAAGGGGATGCTTTGGGGCAATGCGATTGGACTGGCATTCTGTTTTATCCAGTCCCAATTCGGAATATTTAAGCTCGATCCGGAGAATTATTATGTTGATACGGTATCGGTTTCTTTCAATGTCTGGTTCTTCCTTTTGATCAATGCAGGTACGTTGCTGGCATCGGTTCTGATGCTGATCGGACCTTCTTACTTGATAACGAAGATCAATCCTGCAAGCTCCATGCGGTACGAGTAA
- a CDS encoding pyridoxal phosphate-dependent aminotransferase, whose protein sequence is MPTISIRGNEMPASPIRKLAPLADAAKQRGVHVFHLNIGQPDLPTPQAAIDAIRNIDRKVLEYSPSAGNRSYREKLVGYYAKFNINLTADDIIITSGGSEAVLFSFLSCLNPGDEIIVPEPAYANYMAFAISAGAKIRTIATTIEEGFSLPKVEKFEELINERTKAILICNPNNPTGYLYTRREMNQIRDLVKKYDLFLFSDEVYREFIYTGSPYISACHLEGIENNVVLIDSVSKRYSECGIRIGALITKNKEIRDAVMKFCQARLSPPLIGQIAAEASLDAPEEYSRETYDEYVERRKCLIDGLNRIPGVYSPIPMGAFYTVAKLPVDDSDKFCAWCLSDFEYEGQTVFMAPASGFYTTPGSGINEVRIAYVLKKEDLTRALFILQKALEVYPGRTE, encoded by the coding sequence ATGCCAACCATATCCATTCGCGGAAACGAGATGCCTGCATCTCCTATCAGAAAACTGGCTCCTTTGGCAGACGCTGCCAAGCAACGGGGAGTCCATGTGTTTCACCTGAATATCGGACAGCCTGACCTGCCCACTCCTCAGGCCGCGATTGACGCGATACGCAACATCGACCGTAAAGTGCTGGAATATAGCCCCAGTGCCGGAAACAGAAGCTATCGCGAGAAACTTGTGGGATATTATGCAAAGTTCAACATCAACCTGACGGCTGACGATATAATCATTACATCGGGGGGGTCGGAAGCGGTACTTTTTTCCTTCCTTTCCTGCCTGAATCCGGGAGATGAAATCATTGTTCCGGAACCTGCATACGCCAACTACATGGCATTTGCCATCTCTGCCGGAGCAAAGATCCGTACGATTGCAACGACCATTGAAGAAGGTTTCTCCCTGCCGAAAGTAGAGAAATTCGAAGAACTGATCAATGAACGTACCAAGGCTATCCTGATTTGTAATCCGAACAACCCGACCGGTTATCTGTATACACGTCGGGAAATGAATCAGATCCGTGACCTGGTGAAGAAGTACGACCTCTTCCTCTTCTCTGACGAAGTATATCGTGAATTTATTTATACCGGCTCTCCTTATATCTCTGCCTGTCATCTGGAAGGTATCGAGAATAATGTAGTGCTGATCGATTCAGTTTCCAAGCGTTATTCGGAGTGCGGAATCCGTATCGGTGCATTGATTACCAAGAACAAAGAGATACGTGACGCTGTTATGAAATTCTGTCAGGCTCGTCTGAGTCCTCCTTTGATCGGACAGATTGCCGCCGAGGCTTCTTTGGATGCTCCGGAGGAATATTCGCGTGAGACGTATGATGAATACGTAGAACGGCGTAAATGCTTAATTGATGGATTGAACCGTATTCCGGGCGTTTATTCTCCGATTCCGATGGGGGCTTTCTATACCGTAGCCAAACTCCCCGTAGACGACTCGGACAAGTTCTGTGCATGGTGTCTTTCTGACTTTGAATACGAAGGCCAGACCGTATTTATGGCACCGGCTTCCGGTTTCTATACTACTCCGGGCTCCGGCATCAATGAAGTGCGTATCGCCTACGTATTGAAGAAAGAAGATTTGACCCGTGCGCTTTTCATCCTGCAAAAGGCGTTGGAGGTGTATCCGGGAAGAACGGAATAG
- a CDS encoding fucose isomerase, translated as MTIHLISFASILHKQASLRNSHEAILSELEKYYTVKLIDYQDMDKLGSDDFKIIFIATGGVERLVIQHFERLPRPAILLADGMQNSLAAALEISTWLRGRGMKSEILHGELPSIIQRVHILYNNFRAQRSLFGKRIGVIGTPSSWLVASNVDYLLAKRRWGIEYIDIPLERVYEHFKQITDDQVGASCAAVASQALACREGTPEDLIKAMRLYRAIKRICEEEKLEALTLSCFKLIDQIDTTGCLALSLLNDDGIMAGCEGDLQSIFTLLAVKALTGKEGFMANPSTINTRTNELILAHCTIGLKQTERYIIRNHFETEKGIAIQGLLPTGDVTIVKCGGECLDEYYLSTGTLTENTNYINMCRTQVRIRMNTPADYFLKNPLGNHHIMIHGNYEEALNEFLLSNACKRTE; from the coding sequence ATGACCATACACCTTATCTCATTTGCTTCAATACTTCACAAACAAGCCTCGCTGCGCAATTCGCACGAAGCAATTCTGAGTGAACTTGAAAAATATTACACTGTCAAACTCATCGATTATCAAGATATGGATAAGTTGGGCAGTGATGATTTCAAAATCATTTTTATCGCTACCGGAGGTGTGGAAAGACTGGTCATCCAGCACTTCGAACGTCTTCCCCGCCCCGCCATTTTATTGGCCGATGGCATGCAGAACTCACTTGCTGCGGCATTGGAAATATCTACATGGCTCCGTGGAAGGGGAATGAAGAGTGAAATTCTTCATGGAGAATTACCGTCTATTATTCAACGTGTACATATACTATATAATAATTTCCGCGCGCAGCGTTCTTTGTTCGGCAAGCGTATCGGAGTCATCGGTACTCCTTCTTCGTGGCTGGTTGCCAGCAATGTGGATTATCTTCTGGCAAAACGCCGTTGGGGAATCGAATATATAGATATTCCGCTGGAAAGGGTTTATGAACATTTTAAACAAATCACAGATGATCAGGTAGGCGCGTCCTGCGCCGCCGTTGCTTCGCAGGCGCTTGCCTGCCGCGAGGGAACTCCCGAGGATTTAATCAAAGCGATGCGATTATACAGGGCCATCAAGAGAATTTGCGAAGAAGAGAAGCTGGAAGCGCTGACATTAAGCTGCTTCAAACTGATCGATCAAATTGATACGACCGGCTGTCTGGCATTGTCATTGCTGAATGATGACGGTATCATGGCAGGCTGTGAGGGAGATCTCCAGTCTATCTTCACTCTTCTGGCAGTTAAGGCGCTGACAGGAAAAGAAGGATTCATGGCAAATCCATCCACCATCAATACGCGAACCAATGAATTAATACTGGCACATTGCACTATAGGACTCAAACAGACGGAAAGATATATTATCCGCAATCATTTTGAGACAGAGAAAGGTATCGCCATTCAAGGACTGCTGCCGACAGGTGACGTGACTATCGTAAAATGCGGAGGCGAATGTCTGGATGAGTATTACCTGTCTACCGGAACTCTAACCGAGAATACGAATTATATCAATATGTGCCGCACGCAGGTGCGTATCCGCATGAATACTCCGGCGGATTATTTCCTGAAAAACCCGCTAGGCAATCATCATATTATGATTCATGGGAATTATGAAGAAGCTTTGAATGAGTTCCTGTTATCGAATGCCTGCAAAAGGACGGAATAG
- a CDS encoding histidinol-phosphatase yields the protein MTNLTNYHSHCLYCDGRANMEDFIRFAISEGFSSYGISSHAPLPFSTAWTMEWDRMDDYLSEFARLKEKYADKIELAIGLEIDYLNEESHPAIPRFQELPLDYRIGSVHMLYSPQGKVVDIDTPADIFRQLIDAHFEGDLDYVVHLYYKNLLRMVELGGFDILGHADKMHYNASCYRPGLLDEPWYDALVRDYFAEIARHGYIVEINTKSYHDLGTFYPNERYFPLLKELGIRVQVNSDAHYPERINNSRAEALAALKKVGFDTVVEWHGGQWKDMPLLQ from the coding sequence ATGACAAACCTGACCAATTACCATAGTCACTGCTTATATTGTGACGGACGAGCTAATATGGAAGATTTTATCCGTTTTGCCATTAGTGAAGGCTTTTCTTCTTATGGCATTTCTTCTCACGCTCCTCTGCCATTTTCTACAGCATGGACGATGGAGTGGGACCGGATGGATGATTACCTTTCCGAATTTGCTCGTCTGAAGGAGAAATATGCCGATAAAATAGAGCTTGCCATCGGACTCGAAATAGACTATCTGAATGAAGAGAGCCATCCCGCTATCCCTCGTTTTCAGGAATTGCCGCTCGATTATCGGATTGGTTCTGTGCACATGCTCTATTCTCCGCAGGGCAAAGTCGTGGATATCGATACCCCTGCCGATATATTCCGTCAATTGATAGATGCGCATTTTGAAGGTGATCTCGATTACGTTGTCCACCTTTATTATAAGAATCTGCTCCGTATGGTCGAGCTGGGAGGTTTTGATATCCTTGGTCATGCAGATAAGATGCACTATAATGCCTCTTGCTATCGTCCGGGATTATTGGACGAACCGTGGTATGATGCGTTGGTTCGCGATTATTTTGCAGAAATAGCCCGTCATGGATATATCGTTGAAATTAATACTAAGTCTTATCATGATTTGGGAACTTTCTATCCGAACGAACGCTATTTCCCTTTATTGAAAGAATTGGGTATTCGGGTACAGGTGAATAGTGATGCCCATTATCCGGAACGGATTAATAACAGTCGTGCCGAAGCATTGGCAGCCTTGAAGAAAGTCGGCTTTGACACAGTAGTGGAGTGGCACGGCGGACAGTGGAAAGATATGCCTCTGTTACAATAA
- a CDS encoding ABC-F family ATP-binding cassette domain-containing protein gives MAVPYLQVDNLTKSFGDLVLFENISFGIAEGQRVGLIAKNGSGKTTLLNIIAGKEGYDSGNIVFRRDLRVDYLEQDPQYPEELTVLEACFHHGNSTVELIKEYERCMETEGHPGLEDLLARMDQEKAWEYEQKAKQILSQLKIRNFDQRVKQLSGGQLKRVALANALITEPDLLILDEPTNHLDLDMTEWLEDYLRRTNLSLLMVTHDRYFLDRVCSEIIEIDNQQIYQYKGNYSYYLEKRQERIEAKSVEIERANNLYRTELDWMRRMPQARGHKARYREDAFYELEKVAKQRFNNDNVKLEVKASYIGSKIFEADHLFKSYGDLKILDDFSYIFARYEKMGIVGNNGTGKSTFIKILMGQVKPDSGTVDVGETVRFGYYSQDGLQFDEQMKVIDVVQDIAEVIELGNGKRLTASQFLQHFLFTPETQHSYVYKLSGGERRRLYLCTVLMRNPNFLVLDEPTNDLDIITLNVLEEYLQNFKGCVIVVSHDRYFMDKVVDHLMVFNGQGDIRDFPGNYSDYRDWKEAKAQKEKEAEKPQEEKTARVRLNDKRKMSFKEKREFEQLEKEIAELEAEKAQIEELLCSGMLSVDELTEKSKRLPEVNDLIDEKTMRWLELSEIEG, from the coding sequence GTGGCAGTACCTTATTTACAAGTAGACAACCTGACCAAGTCCTTCGGCGACTTGGTTCTTTTTGAAAATATATCTTTTGGCATTGCCGAGGGGCAACGCGTCGGATTAATCGCCAAGAACGGCAGCGGAAAAACAACCTTACTGAATATCATCGCCGGAAAAGAAGGGTATGACAGCGGAAACATCGTCTTCCGCCGTGACCTTCGTGTGGATTATCTGGAACAAGACCCGCAGTATCCCGAAGAACTGACCGTTCTCGAAGCCTGTTTCCATCACGGCAACAGCACCGTCGAACTGATTAAAGAGTACGAACGATGTATGGAAACCGAAGGGCATCCGGGACTGGAAGACCTCTTGGCACGCATGGACCAGGAGAAAGCATGGGAATATGAGCAGAAAGCCAAGCAAATTCTGTCCCAACTGAAAATCCGTAACTTTGACCAGCGGGTGAAGCAGCTTTCCGGCGGACAGCTGAAACGTGTTGCCTTAGCCAACGCCTTGATCACCGAACCGGATTTGCTGATCCTCGATGAGCCTACCAACCATCTGGACCTGGACATGACCGAATGGTTGGAAGACTACCTGCGTCGCACCAACCTGAGCCTGCTGATGGTGACGCACGACCGTTATTTCCTCGACCGTGTCTGCTCGGAGATTATCGAAATTGACAATCAGCAGATTTATCAATATAAAGGTAACTACAGCTATTATCTGGAGAAACGTCAGGAACGCATCGAGGCTAAAAGCGTGGAAATAGAACGTGCCAACAATCTCTATCGTACGGAACTCGACTGGATGCGCCGGATGCCGCAGGCACGCGGACACAAAGCCCGATACCGTGAAGATGCCTTCTATGAACTGGAGAAGGTTGCCAAGCAACGTTTCAACAATGACAACGTAAAACTGGAAGTAAAGGCCTCTTATATCGGAAGCAAGATATTCGAAGCCGATCATCTGTTCAAGAGCTACGGAGACCTGAAGATTCTGGATGATTTTTCCTATATCTTTGCCCGTTACGAGAAGATGGGAATTGTAGGAAACAACGGAACGGGTAAATCTACTTTTATCAAAATATTGATGGGACAGGTCAAACCCGACAGCGGAACGGTGGATGTGGGCGAAACTGTCCGTTTCGGCTATTACTCGCAGGACGGTCTCCAGTTCGACGAACAAATGAAGGTGATTGATGTCGTGCAGGATATAGCCGAAGTGATCGAACTGGGGAATGGAAAGAGACTGACGGCTTCGCAATTCCTGCAGCATTTCCTGTTTACTCCCGAAACGCAGCATAGCTATGTCTATAAACTGAGTGGGGGAGAGCGCCGCCGCCTTTACCTGTGCACGGTGCTGATGCGCAATCCCAACTTCCTCGTGCTCGATGAGCCTACCAACGACCTGGACATCATCACTCTGAATGTGCTCGAAGAGTATCTGCAGAACTTCAAGGGCTGTGTCATAGTCGTTTCCCACGACCGCTACTTTATGGATAAGGTAGTAGACCATCTGATGGTATTCAACGGACAGGGAGATATCCGTGACTTCCCCGGAAACTATAGCGATTACCGTGACTGGAAAGAAGCCAAGGCACAGAAAGAAAAGGAAGCGGAAAAGCCGCAGGAAGAGAAGACCGCCCGTGTCCGTCTGAACGATAAGCGGAAAATGAGCTTCAAGGAAAAGCGTGAGTTCGAACAACTGGAAAAAGAAATAGCGGAACTGGAAGCGGAGAAGGCACAGATTGAAGAACTGCTTTGCAGCGGAATGCTTTCTGTAGACGAACTGACTGAAAAGTCGAAACGTCTGCCCGAAGTGAATGATCTGATTGACGAAAAGACCATGCGCTGGCTGGAACTGAGCGAGATAGAAGGCTGA
- a CDS encoding DUF3805 domain-containing protein translates to MQGKKFISPGAWFSMNYPSDWNEFEDGEGSFLFYNPDVWTGNFRISAFKGNASYGKDAIRQELKENDSASLVKIGTWDCAYSKEMFQEEGTYYTSHLWITGTGNIAFECSFTVPKGGSAKEAEEVIATLEARKEGEKYPAELIPVRLSEIYQINEGYEWVVSTVKQELKKDFQGVEEDLEKIQQVIDSGKISPKKKDEWLAIGITVCAILTNEVEGMEWKTLIDGNREVPVLEYQGRTIDPMKIAWSKVKAGQPCNIAEAYQSAIDHH, encoded by the coding sequence ATGCAAGGCAAGAAATTTATCTCCCCCGGAGCATGGTTTTCGATGAATTATCCGTCGGACTGGAACGAGTTTGAAGATGGCGAAGGCTCTTTTCTTTTCTATAACCCCGATGTATGGACGGGCAACTTTCGTATATCAGCTTTTAAAGGCAACGCCTCATACGGTAAAGATGCCATCCGTCAGGAACTGAAAGAAAACGATTCGGCTTCATTGGTGAAAATCGGTACATGGGACTGTGCCTACAGTAAAGAAATGTTTCAGGAAGAGGGCACTTATTATACTTCTCACCTGTGGATAACAGGAACCGGCAATATCGCTTTTGAATGTTCTTTCACCGTACCCAAAGGCGGAAGCGCCAAGGAAGCGGAAGAGGTTATCGCTACACTGGAAGCCCGCAAGGAAGGCGAGAAATATCCCGCAGAACTGATTCCCGTCCGCCTATCGGAAATCTATCAGATCAATGAAGGCTACGAGTGGGTAGTATCTACCGTCAAACAGGAACTCAAAAAAGACTTTCAGGGAGTGGAAGAGGACTTGGAGAAGATTCAGCAAGTGATAGACAGCGGTAAGATCAGCCCCAAGAAGAAAGATGAATGGCTCGCCATCGGTATAACGGTATGCGCGATTCTGACTAACGAAGTGGAAGGCATGGAGTGGAAAACCTTGATTGACGGCAATCGGGAAGTCCCCGTACTCGAATACCAAGGCCGGACCATCGACCCGATGAAAATCGCATGGAGCAAAGTTAAGGCCGGCCAACCCTGCAACATTGCCGAAGCATATCAATCGGCAATCGATCATCACTAA
- a CDS encoding response regulator transcription factor yields the protein MNDYRILVVDDEEDLCEILKFNLENEGYEVDTANSAEEALKMDISSYHLILLDVMMGEISGFKMANMLKKDKKTARVPIIFITAKDTENDTVTGFNLGADDYISKPFSLREVIARVKAVLRRTATMETEKAPERLTYQSLVIDITKKKVSIDDEEVQLTKKEFEILLLLVQNKGRVFSREDILARIWSDEVYVLDRTIDVNITRLRKKIGEYGKCIVTRLGYGYCFEAE from the coding sequence ATGAACGATTACCGTATTTTAGTTGTCGACGATGAAGAAGACCTCTGTGAGATTCTGAAATTCAATCTTGAAAACGAAGGTTATGAAGTGGATACCGCCAACTCCGCCGAAGAGGCTCTGAAGATGGATATCAGCAGTTACCACCTGATTCTTCTGGACGTGATGATGGGGGAAATCTCCGGTTTCAAGATGGCAAACATGCTGAAGAAAGACAAGAAAACAGCCAGAGTGCCCATCATCTTCATCACAGCCAAAGATACCGAAAACGATACCGTAACAGGCTTCAATCTGGGAGCGGACGATTATATCTCCAAGCCTTTCTCCCTGCGCGAAGTGATCGCCCGTGTGAAAGCCGTACTGAGGCGTACCGCCACGATGGAGACGGAAAAGGCGCCCGAACGCCTGACTTACCAGTCACTCGTGATCGACATCACCAAGAAGAAGGTAAGCATAGACGACGAAGAAGTGCAGCTGACGAAGAAAGAATTTGAGATACTGCTTCTGCTGGTGCAGAACAAAGGACGCGTCTTCTCCCGTGAAGACATTCTGGCACGCATCTGGAGCGACGAAGTATACGTACTCGATCGTACCATTGATGTGAATATCACCCGTTTACGGAAGAAAATTGGCGAATATGGCAAGTGCATCGTTACCCGCCTGGGATACGGATACTGCTTTGAAGCCGAATAA
- a CDS encoding sensor histidine kinase, giving the protein MNLPVKQKHFLSFSRKLFLSVISLFLVFAFCFIAYQYQREREYKVELLNTQLQNYNSRLYERLNSNPAIEETTEKYIRDHALEDLRVTLIDLQGNVIYDSYQTTDQQLENHLNRPEVQKALKDGTGFDVRRTSETTGLPYFYSATRYGDYIIRSALPYNVSLINNLQADPHYLWFTVIVSLLLMVIFYKFTNKLGTSISQLREFAMRADRNEPIEMAMQSAFPHNELGEISQHIIQIYKRLHETKEALYIEREKLITHLQISHEGLGIFTKDKKEILVNNLFTQYSNLISDSNLETTEEVFAISELKDIIHFINKNQQQRSRGKDEKRMSVTINKNGRTFIVECIIFQDASFEISINDVTQEEEQVRLKRQLTQNIAHELKTPVSSIQGYLETIVNNENISRDKINTFLERCYAQSNRLSRLLRDISVLTRMDEAANMIDMERVDISVLVGNIINEVSLELEEKHISIVDSLKKGIQIKGNYSLLYSIFRNLMDNAIAYAGTNIQININCFREDENYYYFSFADTGIGVSPEHLNRLFERFYRVDKGRSRKLGGTGLGLAIVKNAVIIHGGNISAKNNQGGGLEFVFTLAKEK; this is encoded by the coding sequence ATGAATCTACCTGTCAAGCAAAAACATTTCCTCTCTTTCAGCCGGAAGTTATTCCTTTCGGTGATCTCGCTGTTTCTGGTATTTGCCTTTTGTTTCATCGCCTACCAGTATCAACGCGAAAGAGAATATAAAGTCGAGTTACTCAACACGCAGCTCCAGAACTACAACAGCCGCTTGTACGAACGGCTGAACAGTAATCCCGCCATCGAAGAAACGACTGAAAAGTATATCCGTGACCACGCGTTGGAGGACTTGCGCGTCACACTGATCGACTTGCAGGGAAATGTGATCTATGACAGTTATCAGACTACCGACCAGCAACTGGAGAACCATCTCAACCGCCCCGAAGTGCAGAAAGCCTTGAAAGACGGAACCGGTTTTGACGTACGCCGCACCTCGGAGACCACCGGGCTACCGTATTTCTATTCGGCAACCCGCTACGGAGATTATATCATCCGCTCGGCACTGCCATATAATGTAAGCCTCATCAATAATCTGCAGGCAGACCCGCATTACTTATGGTTTACGGTCATTGTGTCGCTGTTGCTCATGGTGATCTTCTACAAATTCACCAACAAACTGGGAACCTCTATCAGCCAGCTCCGCGAGTTTGCCATGCGTGCAGACCGTAACGAACCGATAGAGATGGCGATGCAGTCCGCTTTTCCGCATAATGAGCTGGGAGAGATTTCGCAGCACATCATCCAGATATACAAGCGTCTGCACGAAACGAAAGAGGCACTCTACATCGAACGCGAGAAACTGATTACCCATCTTCAGATTTCGCATGAAGGGCTGGGCATATTCACCAAAGACAAAAAAGAGATTCTGGTCAACAACCTCTTTACTCAATACAGTAACCTGATTTCGGACTCTAACCTGGAAACGACAGAGGAAGTATTCGCCATCAGCGAACTGAAAGACATCATTCATTTCATCAACAAGAACCAGCAGCAACGCTCGCGGGGAAAAGACGAAAAGCGTATGTCCGTCACAATCAACAAAAACGGACGCACCTTTATCGTGGAATGTATCATCTTTCAGGATGCCAGCTTCGAGATTTCGATCAATGACGTCACGCAGGAAGAAGAGCAGGTACGTCTGAAGCGCCAATTAACCCAGAACATTGCCCATGAACTGAAAACTCCCGTAAGCAGTATCCAAGGTTATCTGGAAACGATTGTCAATAACGAGAATATCTCACGTGACAAGATAAATACGTTCCTCGAACGGTGCTACGCACAAAGCAATCGCCTCAGCCGGCTGCTACGCGACATATCCGTACTGACCCGCATGGACGAAGCCGCCAACATGATAGACATGGAGCGGGTAGACATCAGCGTACTGGTAGGGAACATCATCAATGAAGTTTCTCTGGAACTGGAAGAAAAGCACATTAGCATCGTGGATTCACTAAAGAAGGGTATCCAGATCAAAGGCAATTACTCTCTGCTCTACTCCATCTTCCGTAACCTGATGGACAATGCCATCGCATACGCCGGAACCAATATTCAGATAAACATCAACTGTTTCCGTGAAGATGAGAATTACTATTATTTCAGCTTCGCAGATACGGGCATCGGTGTCTCTCCGGAACATCTAAACCGCCTTTTCGAACGTTTCTATCGGGTGGACAAAGGGCGTTCACGCAAACTCGGCGGAACCGGTTTAGGGCTTGCCATCGTAAAGAATGCCGTCATCATCCACGGAGGAAACATTTCTGCCAAGAATAATCAAGGCGGCGGACTGGAATTTGTCTTCACGCTGGCGAAAGAGAAATAA